In a genomic window of Melitaea cinxia chromosome 25, ilMelCinx1.1, whole genome shotgun sequence:
- the LOC123666199 gene encoding uncharacterized protein LOC123666199, with protein sequence MTNVKKNEYAKSTAKKWTSLRDRWMKCHRRLKEMKSVSGAKKIRKCDFYDEMLFLTKILTRRDTESNIPETTNVEKSPVEHTPIAKKKKQDVSEVDKNMAEFIKAVTKEEESRAMSFFKSIAPSVDKFSDEEMVDFQFEVLKLVRSTQQRKGSDVQHQWSTEYYKTTQPSTSSFNVPGPSYSTRPGYSTQKSTSIEFDTETISSVETSHTDEFHFDFSEEYEHVESVEFGNM encoded by the exons ATgacaaatgtcaaaaaaaatgaatatg CAAAGTCTACAGCAAAAAAATGGACAAGTTTGCGAGATAGGTGGATGAAATGTCACAGAAGACTTAAAGAAATGAAATCGGTATCGGGTGCTAAGAAGATTCGTAAATGTGATTTTTACGACGAAAtgttatttttgacaaaaattttaacacgCCGAGACACTGAGTCAAATATACCCGAAACAACAAACGTGGAAAAAAGTCCCGTAGAACATACACCGATCgcgaaaaaaaagaaacaggaTGTTAGCGAGGTGGACAAAAATATGGCAGAATTTATAAAGGCTGTTACCAAAGAAGAAGAGAGCCGTGCCATgtcattttttaaaagtatagcTCCGAGTGTTGATAAGTTCAGTGATGAGGAAATGGTGGATTTCCAGTTTGAAGTTTTAAAACTTGTGCGTTCTACGCAACAACGAAAGGGAAGTGATGTTCAGCATCAATGGAGTACTGAGTATTACAAAACAACGCAGCCTTCTACGTCGTCATTTAACGTACCCGGCCCATCATACTCGACTCGACCAGGTTACAGTACTCAAAAATCTACATCCATTGAATTTGACACCGAAACTATTAGTAGTGTGGAAACATCGCATACAGATGAATTTCACTTTGACTTTTCTGAAGAATATGAACATGTGGAGTCTGTTGAATTTGGAAACATGTAA